From Rhodospirillales bacterium RIFCSPLOWO2_02_FULL_58_16, one genomic window encodes:
- a CDS encoding Fe3+ hydroxamate ABC transporter substrate-binding protein produces the protein MRIEELARAAVDCGFHIHRELGPGLLESVYETVLFRALEKRGLHVERQEPISFTFDDMRFEDAFRVDLLIERQLLIELKSIEKTAPVHGKQILTYLRLMNLPLGLLMNFGMTTFKEGVRRIVNGHDDFASSRLRVHGEEP, from the coding sequence ATGAGGATTGAAGAACTTGCCCGCGCTGCCGTGGATTGCGGTTTTCACATACACCGGGAACTCGGCCCGGGGTTGCTGGAATCGGTTTATGAAACCGTCCTGTTCAGGGCGCTTGAAAAGCGCGGACTGCATGTCGAACGGCAAGAACCGATTTCATTCACCTTCGATGATATGCGATTCGAGGATGCTTTCCGGGTCGATCTGTTGATCGAGAGACAATTGCTCATTGAGTTAAAGTCGATTGAAAAAACAGCGCCCGTACACGGCAAGCAGATTTTGACTTACCTTAGATTAATGAACTTGCCCCTGGGTCTGCTGATGAATTTCGGTATGACGACCTTCAAGGAGGGCGTCCGGCGGATCGTCAATGGTCATGACGACTTCGCGTCTTCGCGCCTTCGCGTGCATGGAGAGGAGCCATGA